Part of the Bacteroidota bacterium genome is shown below.
TACCGGCTTTGTGGTCATTTTCATCACCCTGATCGGAGGGATGGAAGCAATTATATGGATGGATGTGATACAGGGAATTCTTTTAATTGCAGGTGGACTAATCAGCCTTGGAGTTATTTTGTTTACTACTCCGGGCGGAATATCCGCTATTTGGGAGGTAGCTAAAACCAACGGCAAAATTGGATTTGGTCCCTTTGACCTTGATTTCGCACGACTCACTTTTTGGGTTATGGTATTAAATGGAATTTTTTATGCCATCCAGAAATACGGAACCGACCAGACCATGGTTCAACGTTATCTCACGGCGAAATCTGATAAAAAGGCAATAAAAGCTTCATGGATTGGAGTTTTGTTAAGTGTCCCTGTTTGGGCGCTCTTCATGTTCATTGGAACAGCACTTTATGCATTCTATCATATTAAAACGGGAGGATTACCCGCGAATATTAAGCCGGACGGAGTATTCCCCTACTTCATTATGACCCAACTGCCTGTTGGAATAGTAGGATTAGTACTTTCAGCACTCTTTGCGGCTGCAATTTCATCACTGGATGCCGACCTGAATTGCCTCTCCGCAATCTGCGTGGGCGATTATTACAAAAGATTCAAAAAGAACTGTACTGAAAAACAATGTATGCTCTTCAGCCGTCTGGTAGTTTTACTGGCAGGTTTAACTTCAGTGGCTATTGCAACTTACTATGTCAAAAACCAGGGAACCAAGGGAGCCCTGGAAACAGTATTTGCCCTGTATGCAATTTTTTCTGGTGGAATCGCCGGTTTGTTTTTATTGGGAATTTTCAGTAAGAGAGCCAATAAACAGGGAGCCTATATAGGAATTTTCGCCTGCATTCTTTTTACTGCTTATGCAATACTCACCTCCACCAAGTTTAACATTGGAGGTTATGAACATAAAATTCTTGACTTGGGAAGGTTCAATTTTTCGCAGCATAAATATATGATTGGGGTATATAGTCATTTGATACTATTCATTGTAGGATATTTGGCAAGTTTCTTATTTAAAAGGCCCCAAAATATTACACACTTAACCTACTATGGTTGGGACAAAAAGGGGAAAGAGCAAAAAAAAACCTATTCGACATTAACAGTAAGTCATACTGATCCTGAAGAAAAACCAATAAAAGAAAAACGCTATGAAAAAGAACATGCAAACTAATTCGAATCATAAGGACAAAGCTCCACCCTAAAAGTAATCTAATGACCTCAAGTACATTTAATTATCCTCTATTAATCTTTAATATTATCTATTAACAATGAATTCATTATTTTTTTACTAATTAAATCCAAAATTTATGAAGAAACGATTTCTGATCTTATCAATCCTTGTTTTTCTCACCGCTCATTTGTTTGCCCAAACCATAGTGAAAGGTGTAGTAAAAACATCGACCGGAGATCCTGTTCCTGGAGTAACTGTAATGATTAAAAGTACCAAAACGGGTACAGTTACCGATGTGGATGGGAAATACTCTATTCGTGCTATCGAACAGGACGTTCTGGTTTTCTCCGCTATAGGTATGAAAAAACAGGAAATACCGGTAGGGAAACAGTCGCAAATTGACGTTACCATGGCTGAAGATGCCACCCTGCTTCAAGAAACAGTTGTAGTAGGATATGGTTCCCAGAAAAAAGCGAACCTGACCAGTGCAGTGGAAGTAATCGCACCAAAAGAAGTTGCAGATCTTCCAGTCAGCAATCTGGGAGCAGCTCTTAGCGGGAGGGTTAATGGTCTTTCAGTTACGGGTGGTATGGCCCGTCCAGGTGTTTCAGCTTCATTGGAAATTCGTAGTCCCTTCTCGTATTCAAAAGATGGGGGTTCGCTAAACCCTATCCTCATTATTGATGATGTCATCCAGATTGATGGTTCTTCATCTTCACAAGCTCCTGATTATTCGCGTTTCAACAATTTAGATCCTTCTGAAATTGAAAGTATCACGATATTGAAGGATGGTGCAGCTGCAATTTATGGAGCACGTGCATCTCAGGGAGCTATTATTGTGACCACAAAAAAGGGGAAAATCAACCAGGCTCCCAGAATAACCTATTCAGGACTTTACGGAGTGAACGATGCAACTTCCCTTCCCAAGACCCTCTCTGCATACCAGGAAGGAATTTGGTGGAACGAATATGCCGGACCTTACGGAGCGAACAGATCGGTTACCACTCTTCGTAACTTTTTTCAGCCTGATGAGTTGGATTCATTGAAAAACATAGACTACAACTGGCTGAATAAAGCCTGGAGGGTAGGAAACAATGTTCGCCATACAATCAATATTGACGGAGGTTCCCAGCGTGCAACGTATTTTGCATCAGCCACCTATTACACCCAAAACTCAAACCTGAATACCGGGAAATTCAATAAGTGGACATTCCGCGCAGGAACAACAATTAACGTGGCCTCTAACTTTAAAGTCAAACTTCAACTTTCAGGCGACGATACATACAAAAAGAACCCATTTAATAAGGTAGGTGGTGAAAATTTAGATAACGACTACATTATGCTGGTTGGTATGCCAAAATATTTCCCCTGGGAAGTCGATGGCCAGTCCAATTACCTTATGCTAAATCCCTACACCTACCCCAGTACAAATGCGAATAATCTTTCTGCGTTTAACTACTTTCAAATGCAAAATCAGGACAATTACTCCGAAAACCGCGGCATAACTTATAATGTCAATGCAAGCGCAGAATATGATGTACCTTTTATCAAGGGGTTATCTGTAAAAGGCATGTTTAACAGATCGTACGCATTAGCAACTAACAACCAGATAGGTACTCAATATACCCTTCTTCTCCCCACTAAACTGGGAGGAAGCGGTGAACACCTTTTCCTGCCCTCAAGCGAAGGAGCAGTATATGTGTCTGACATCAACTCCCGCAATGGCAACCGTATGTTATGGGACAGGAACTATACCATTGCCTATCAGTCTAACTTTTTTGTGAATTACGAAAAGCAAATCGGCAAACACAATGTAACAGGGATGTTCTCTATCGAACAAAGCACAAGCGAATACAACTCCATGCGTATGATTGCAAATACTCCTCTTGTGAATAACAACGGACAATCAAACACAGCCATCGGGGGTATCGATGTTTCAAATAGCAATACAGGCAGGATGGAATCTGGAACCTTGTCCTATTTGGGCCGTTTAACTTACAACTATGCCAATAAGTACAACTTTACTTACCTCATCCGTTCGGATGCCTCCACTAAATTTGCACCGGCAAACTATTGGGGTACTTTCCAGTCATTAGGCGCTGCTTGGGTTATGTCCGAAGAAAATTTTTTCAAAGACAATATCCATTTTATTGATTACTTAAAACTCAGAGGAACTTTAGGTTTTACGGGTAAAGACAACACAAAAGCATGGCAATGGAGACAACGCTATACTTATCAGGGCGATAAAGGGGGTTACTTCGGAACCAATTCAACTTCTTCTCCTACTGTAGGCTACAAGATGGAAGCATCTCCCAACCCTGATGCAAAATGGGACAACGACACGAAATACGACCTTGGTTTGGATGCAACCATGTTGCAACAAAGGTTTTCGACCAGTATCGACTGGTGGAAAGACCATAACACCAATATGCTTATTGTCCGTACAGCTCAGGCACCTGTAACTGTTGGAGGCAGCAGTGCCGACGAAAATTACGCCGGAATTGATGCCTATGGTATTGAAATAACCCTTAACTGGAGTGATAAAATTACTAAAGATTTGAGATATAATATCAACTTCATAACGGGCTGGTCTGATACCAGGGTCAGAAAATGGGATCAACCTGCAGTGATCTACCCCTGGACAACCAACCAGATAGGGAAATCAACAGACAATGGAGTATGGGGTTACGATTGTTTAGGTATGTTCCGCAATCAAGCCGATATAGACAACTATGTTGCCAAGTACCTCACAAAACCTGACGGTACAACAGGTACTATGTTCGGTCTTGCCGCCACCGCATTACAACCGGGTATGCTTTATTACCGTGATGTTCGGGGTGCAATTAATACCGATGGTAGCTTCCAGCCTGCCGATGGAATTATTGATTCAAATGACCAAATTAAATTGGCCAAGAAATCAAGCAATCCCTGGGGCTTTACTACTAACCTGGGAGTAAATTACAAAGGTTTACAGCTCAACGCTCAAATTTCCGGTTCATGGGGCGGATTTTCCACCTTGGATGCCACAACTCAAAGTTCATCGTCCTCGGCCTTTATCAAAAACCAGGCAGCATATTGGGCAGACATGTTTGATCCGGATTCTAACCCCAACGGAAAGTATCCCAACCAATATCAATACACACAAAATTCTGCAACTTCCAAATTCTGGAAAATCTCATCGGTCAGAATGCAGCTTAGGACACTAACTCTGGCCTATTCCTTGCCTCAACCCCTTTTAACTAAATTAAAAGTTGAAGGATTACGTTTTAACGTTTCCATGAC
Proteins encoded:
- a CDS encoding sodium:solute symporter translates to MLHSNLHIIDYLIIIIFLLAPIAVSLKFSKRQKNTKNYFTANGSAPSWAIGLSILATLISSITFLAYPGEGFASNWILLVQGLMVPLTLMFFIGFIVPLYRNAIHLSAYEYFEQRFGFGARLYSSLGFFLAHFSKMGTVFYLLALAISKMIGANTIELIWITGFVVIFITLIGGMEAIIWMDVIQGILLIAGGLISLGVILFTTPGGISAIWEVAKTNGKIGFGPFDLDFARLTFWVMVLNGIFYAIQKYGTDQTMVQRYLTAKSDKKAIKASWIGVLLSVPVWALFMFIGTALYAFYHIKTGGLPANIKPDGVFPYFIMTQLPVGIVGLVLSALFAAAISSLDADLNCLSAICVGDYYKRFKKNCTEKQCMLFSRLVVLLAGLTSVAIATYYVKNQGTKGALETVFALYAIFSGGIAGLFLLGIFSKRANKQGAYIGIFACILFTAYAILTSTKFNIGGYEHKILDLGRFNFSQHKYMIGVYSHLILFIVGYLASFLFKRPQNITHLTYYGWDKKGKEQKKTYSTLTVSHTDPEEKPIKEKRYEKEHAN
- a CDS encoding SusC/RagA family TonB-linked outer membrane protein, with amino-acid sequence MKKRFLILSILVFLTAHLFAQTIVKGVVKTSTGDPVPGVTVMIKSTKTGTVTDVDGKYSIRAIEQDVLVFSAIGMKKQEIPVGKQSQIDVTMAEDATLLQETVVVGYGSQKKANLTSAVEVIAPKEVADLPVSNLGAALSGRVNGLSVTGGMARPGVSASLEIRSPFSYSKDGGSLNPILIIDDVIQIDGSSSSQAPDYSRFNNLDPSEIESITILKDGAAAIYGARASQGAIIVTTKKGKINQAPRITYSGLYGVNDATSLPKTLSAYQEGIWWNEYAGPYGANRSVTTLRNFFQPDELDSLKNIDYNWLNKAWRVGNNVRHTINIDGGSQRATYFASATYYTQNSNLNTGKFNKWTFRAGTTINVASNFKVKLQLSGDDTYKKNPFNKVGGENLDNDYIMLVGMPKYFPWEVDGQSNYLMLNPYTYPSTNANNLSAFNYFQMQNQDNYSENRGITYNVNASAEYDVPFIKGLSVKGMFNRSYALATNNQIGTQYTLLLPTKLGGSGEHLFLPSSEGAVYVSDINSRNGNRMLWDRNYTIAYQSNFFVNYEKQIGKHNVTGMFSIEQSTSEYNSMRMIANTPLVNNNGQSNTAIGGIDVSNSNTGRMESGTLSYLGRLTYNYANKYNFTYLIRSDASTKFAPANYWGTFQSLGAAWVMSEENFFKDNIHFIDYLKLRGTLGFTGKDNTKAWQWRQRYTYQGDKGGYFGTNSTSSPTVGYKMEASPNPDAKWDNDTKYDLGLDATMLQQRFSTSIDWWKDHNTNMLIVRTAQAPVTVGGSSADENYAGIDAYGIEITLNWSDKITKDLRYNINFITGWSDTRVRKWDQPAVIYPWTTNQIGKSTDNGVWGYDCLGMFRNQADIDNYVAKYLTKPDGTTGTMFGLAATALQPGMLYYRDVRGAINTDGSFQPADGIIDSNDQIKLAKKSSNPWGFTTNLGVNYKGLQLNAQISGSWGGFSTLDATTQSSSSSAFIKNQAAYWADMFDPDSNPNGKYPNQYQYTQNSATSKFWKISSVRMQLRTLTLAYSLPQPLLTKLKVEGLRFNVSMTNVVSFLNPYSYRDPLTDMNGYPTLRTMSLGVNLTL